ACAATTGAGTTAAGGTGGCAGTGTTAGCTAAGGTCCAGCGCAGGCAAGGCCAAGTGCTAGAGGCATCAGGTGCTGACGAAAAGGGAAACCATGAGTAGCTCATCCAAATCTACTTCCACTCCTGCCAAAGCCCTCCAGGACCCCAGTCTGGAGCTTCATTCTATTaagggccacacacacacaccatgaaagCCCCTCTTCAGGAGGCTGCTCAAATGCCATGGGTCCATTCTGCAACATGCTAAATTTACTTCCACCTGATGGCGAGGGATTAGATTAGGTTCCTTCAGGGATTTGCAAATCCTTCAGGgcatgtgttttttgttttttttttttttaatcctcatgtGGATAGCTAAGCATTTGAGGCTGCTTAAGGCAACAAAATTCCCCCTATCTCTCTGCTATTATCTCATCTAAAGCCTCGACAAAATGAGTCCTCTTTTTTCCCAAACCCCTTCTCATGCTAGAGTGTTCGATGAGccacagaaacattttaaaacccACAAGCAAATAATCTAAGAAAAACTCAATCAGCCAGATGTTCCATGCTCGCTGGTTTCATCAGATTGCTTCATAAAGAGAGTTAATTCTGAAGTTTCTGATTCTCTGCGAGTTAACAGACCAGTCACCATTCACTCAGTGTATTTGTGTAGGTAGTACGTGCACCCCGAAGCCAGCAGCTCTCAAAATGGGGACTGTTTCCCAGCCCCAGTGAGAATGTGGGATGGCAAAGACATTATTGGCATTGGAGAGAGGGCCCAGCCAGGGGCAGGCCTCTTCCCAGAGCTGGAAAGACTTAAGAGACAAATGTGTCTTCTCTGCACACTTAGCGCCCCAACAAGCCAGCTCTCAACTCGGCCGCCTTATCAGACCACAAAGGGCCTCTTCAACAATTGAGTTCTCAAACCATAAATGCTCCCAGTGTTTTCTTGAACACATTTGTAAATAGAATGCTGAGCTCTTTAAACCAGGGGCCATTCAAGTCTAAATCTGATGCCCTACCTGGTTCAAATCCTGTCTCTGCCCAGAGCTGCAGAACCCTGGGGCAAATGTATTCTTTCCCAAGACCAgcctttttttccatttctagaaGATGGTTATTATAAAGATCAAggatgaaaaagttttaaatgccATAAAAGGATCTATCATTTTGTGTGGAACCTATGCATAAGCCTAACTGACAACATAATCTAGACACAGACTATCCagttggaaaaataaatcaaggaTAATCTGAGTACATATTTTTATACTTctctttccttaaaaaacatTCTGCACATTTTCCCCAAATATCATTTAATTTGGCACACATCTATTGAGTAATTCCTAAATCAAGTTAAGCGCTCCTTAGCCTCCCCTCCTTATGAAGGAGTGAGAATATTTATCTAATCTTTCTAAGTATAATGACAGAGCCATtaataaaaccaaggagggtacACAGACTGTGAATTCCTCCTCACTCACCTGCATCTTGCCATTGAAAGACTATGGTTCCCAGATTGAGCAACTTAGACTGTGATTCTAGCCCTGTGTAGTCTGCTAGTCGCTAAATAGTGtgcaaatctttgcgaccctagggactgcagcccaccaggttcctctgtccatggaactctccaggcaagaatactggagtggattgccattcccttctccaggggatcttccccactcacagatcaaacccgggtctactgcattgcaggcagattctttatcgtctgagccaccagggaagcccccatatgaTTCTAGCTCTGGTTGTACTGAAATGAGGTGAGTTTTCTGCTTTTCTGGGTCTCAGCTTCCTGGGATGCAGGAATTAGCAAATCTGAAAGTACTGCCCCTTTCAGAAACCACTGAGGAGAGGAGAGACCCTCCAGGATCCCCCTGCTTTGGGCCCTGCCAACTTCACCATCGAATCAGAGAGGGCGTGATAACATCTTtcacccagagagagagaaagctcctGCTGGGTCTACTAAACAGTCCTGCCTCTGCTTTCAATTGGGCTGTCATTGACTCTGGCGAGAGGTTCATCCACTTCTCAACACACCCTCATGGGGACCCAAGACATCCCAGGTGTTATCACTGAGACACATGCATATCTCAGTATCTCTTTTTACTCCTCCTAAGAATAACCCTGAAAAATAGCTCTTCTCCCAACTTTGCACATGAAGAAACCACAGCTCCAAAATTTCAAAGCATCTGGCCAATATAGAGGTTCCAGCCAAGTCTGTAACCCCAATTCCACAATCCCTCCTTTCCCTCTGGGCTGTCTTTGCCGGTGCCAGGAGCCAGGTTCATCACCTGGCCAAAGTGGCCTGTCCCCCAAGCTCCCAGCCTGACACGGTGCCCTTCTGGTTGTCAGCGGGCATCCCTTCTCTTTTACCAAGGCTGACACTCCCCTCCGCGGCGGTGCAGGCTCCTCCAGAGCCTCGCCCCACCTCtgctcccctcctgccttccaggGAAGGCAGATGTcagctcttttctttctctgcaccTGCTCCTGACGCTTCTGGCCTCTTCCTTCCCGAAGACTCCATTTCTTGACTCCATTCTCTCccacttctcttttgttttctaaacatgcctggggacttccctgaatAAACCTTCCCTTAAACCTTAAACCTTACCACCTCCTCCAACGAGTCTCCTGTTATTTTCAACTGGCATGCTTCTGGATTCAGCATCTATGCTCCCCACTTCCACTGTCTTGGCAACCACTCCCTCCTTCATCCCTTGCAAGCTGGCCACCATGGGCACCCTTCACATATGCTCTGCTCAGTCTCTGTCGATGGCCGATTCCCATCCTCCTCCTGAGATGCTGGCCTTCTCACACATTCCTGGCTGCACCTGTCCGCCCACTCTCCTCAGGAGACTGCCTGCTGAGCAGCCTACTTGGTAGTTTGGACACATTTCTGAGGGCAGAAGAAAGAGGTTAAAAACTGTCAAGTCTCCAAGTCTGTCCTGTTAATGGGATTCAGCCTCTCCTTGGGCTTGCTCCTCACCTTTTGTGGGTTTGTCTTCTTCAGGATGCTTCTCCTTGTGGACAAtgcagaaagaggagcctggggccaCCTTCCAACAGGAATACCCcctttcctccccccacccataGTCTGAGTCACTTGGGCCCACATGATCTAGGCCAGCGAGTATATACCATCTGTGTTATCTTGTGCAGCCCACTAGTTCTGGAACTTTCAAGCCGGAGTTGGGACGATACCCTATAGTACAATCAGCTGGCACGATGGAGTTGGGGGGTGCTGGTGTCTGGAGTGTAGATTCTGTCTCTCTCCTTGTCCAGCCTgagaaagtggggggggggggggacagacTGGTTGAGGCCTTTTCTGGGCATGAATGAGATAAGGTTCTAAATAAACAggcccaggacttccctgatggtctggtggttaggactccgtgcttccaaagcagggggcacaggtttgatctctggttggggaactaagaccccacatgccatgcagtttggccaaaaggaaaaaaaagaaacaggcccAGGCAGCATGATGAATGTGCAAAGGGGGCTCTGTAGGAGTGATGGACAAAAGGCAGGACTGCTTTACATCTCCTGAGAGAGGGAGAGGTAGAGAATTCACAGAGGAGGAGGCTTTGAGCcggattttgaaaaataaaaactgttcatCAGGAGGACCAGGGGAGAAAGGATATTCCAGGACTTCAGTTTCCCACTACCACCCAGAAGGACAGCAGCATAGAGGCTGAGAGGAGGACAGGTCAGGAGCACTAtagcatgtgtgcgtgtgtgggaCATGGCAGGAGAGAAGTCTGAAGATGGGCAGAGGACTGGGAATTCATCCCACAGGTCCTGGAAGCCATGGATGGGTTTTACAAGTGGAGGCCATCAGTAGACCTTTGAGACTGATTAAATGTGGGAGAAGTAAAAAAGGAATAGTCTGAAAGGATTTCTCCAGGTTTCCGGTTTGCTGACTGTTAAAACTCTAAACCCCTCCACTTCAGCCAACTGTGTATTCTGCCCCTCACCTGCAGGTGACCTTTGCTTCTTCTTTACTCCCAGTCTAAGCGGTGCCCATACTCCAAGCCCATCTCTGATGAGCCTTTCCTTTATTCCAAGCCCACTGCCACCCACCAGCTCAGACCTCCAATACATTCTGCCCCCATCTTATTACCATAAGCTCACCTGGCTCCTCACCTCTCACTTCTCCCCAGTCCCAATTCTTCCTGCAAGAGAGCAGACCAATCATCCTAGAGCACACAGCTCCTCCATTAAGCCTGTCAGATCCCCTCAGTCAAAAATGGTTTCTTTCTCCACCATCCTCCCAAAATGTTCCATCAGGatcattcttcaggcactttaCTCATCAGATCATCCCTTCGTCCCATCACCCAATAAACATGGGGTGTCTATACCTGCCACATGGGCACCAGTTTGCATAGAGCTCTCAGTGTCCATCTCACATCTCCTGACAGACTGAAGCTCTGACAGGAAGGAGGGAGCCTCTGTCACCTACGCAAGTCCCCAGGAACCTCCAAGCCCCTGCGCACAGCAAACCACCGGTACTCCAAAAATGGCTGAACTGAATGGAGAAATTATGATGTTTCCTTAAATAGTAAACTGCCTTAAGTGCATGCAAAATCAATTTCAATGATAGAGACTTAGAGCAGAATTCAGTATTTTTCCAGGATCATATTAACTATGTTAGTTAATTCAGTCACTTCATAACTATGTATGTTAGtgtcagtcgcttcagtcatgtccacctctttgtgaccccgtggaccacagcccaccaggctcctctgtccatggggattctccagccaagaacactagagtgggtcagcatgccctcctccaggggatcttgttgACCCGGGGTCGAAGCCgcgtctcctgccctgcaggcagattctttacctctgagccaccagggcagccctaaCTATGTTAACTATGTTAAAGTACATTTATGCACcttacatggggcttccctggtggctcagaaggtaaagcacctgcctgcaatgcgggagacccgggttcaatccctggatcaggaagatcccctggagaaggaaatggcaacccactcagtattcttgcctggaaaatcccatggacggaggaacctggtaggctactgtccatgggggtctcaaagagtccaacacgactgagtgaattcactttcattttatgtaCTTTACATGGTTCTGATTCTTCCTTTCTCAGCACCTGCCACTCCCTTACTCCTACATCTCGCTCTGCACTCCGCCCCCCCACTCCTCACCACTGTGGTTATTAGTGGAGCAGCAGGTTTGGGGCCCATTCTAGTGGAAGAAGGAATTGAGGAAGCTAAAACTACCACTTGCAGGCAACGGTATATTCTGGGACACTCTATTCTGCCCCCACAAGCAGACGTCTTACACCACATCTGCCAGCCTGTTCCTACTTGACCCCCTACTCAGAAGTCACAGACCAGAAAAGCTAACCCTAGTGTGGGTAGAAAACCAGGTCCTTAGAGCCCAAGCTCAGAGCAGACTGAGTTGGGAAGGCCTCGCTGGGGAAGGACCAGCATCACGGAAGGTGCAGCGGGGGCTCTTGTAAAAGCAGACCCAGAGTATGAGTTTCTGCAACTGCCTCCATTATGATTTGTCAAGGAAAACACATCCATCCAAAGTGCTTGGCCTCTGTAAGAGGCAAGTGtgggtcgctcagtcgtgtctgactctttgcgaccccacggactgtagccctcctggctcctctgtccatggaattctccaggcaagaatactggagtgggttgccattcctttctccaggggatcttccagacccagggatcaaacccaggtctcccacattgcaggcagattttttttttttaccatctgagccaccagggaatcccatggTGGCTCAAATGGCAAGAGGCTGCGCAAGATGCAAGAGGCTGCTCCTTTCCCCAGCACTCCTCCACCTCCAGTCCCCGGGCACGTCTGCAGCTGTGGAATGCCCTCGTGCCTGCCATTCCAGCCTGTGCCAGACCTTGTCCTCTTCACACTCCAGTGTCCCCTTATCAAGGTCTTGGCACAGATCAGGGCTGCTGAGGACAAGCTTCTGGAAACTTCAGCCAGGGACCCTAGACCCTCCCGCACCCAATTCAGCACTGCAGTAAATCAACCAGCCCAAAGATCTAAAACCTCAACGCACATcggagagcgagagagagagaaaagaggagaaagaaggccAGGTTTGCGGAGGACCTGGACTTCAGCAGGAGAGAAGGCCCAGCAGGATTTTCCCAACTGCAGTTCCCCATCTCGCTGGGGAAGCCAGTACCTCCCAAAGATGCCCTTGCTCTTCGCGCGCCCTGCCCTGGCGCCGCGTGtctcttctccaggcaggaaggggGCAAGTGATGAGTAGGCGCGGGAGGTGCTCAGGTGCTGCCTTGATCGCCAAGGCAGCACCTGAGGCCAGAACACCTGAGTACGTCCGCCCGAGAGGAGGGGACCTGGCGATGGCCGGGGGCTGGGGATCCTGGGCGCGCGCCCAGGCAGGGGCTTCAGGCCCTGTCCTGAATGTGGCCGGCGGTGCGTCTCGGGTTGTCCCCGCTGTCCCCAGACCATTCCGTCGGGCCCTCTTCCCGCGGCCGCgtcctccctgcccctggccggaTGAACCCGGAGTTTGCACCGCCCAGTGTGGGACCGGGGTTCCGCGACCCTACTCATCGCCTGCCTGGGGCTGGGATTCCGGCACCTGGATTTGTCACTAAACTTTCCTGGGCGCACGAGGTTTCGGGGGTGCCAAGCCTcaccccccgccgcccccacccaCCCGAAGCCCCACGTCCCGGCCGCAGCGGGACGGTCGCCTCACCTGCACGCGGCTCGGCGGAGGCTGCTCCTCGCGCGTCCGGACCCAGGCGCCGCCCGGTGGGTCCCCACGCCGCTGCCGCCACCGCTGCCACCGCCGGTGCCACCGCCGCGCCGAGAGCCGCCGCGCCGCTGCTCGCCCGCAGCCACCGGAGGCGCAATCCCGGGCGTCCCCGGCCCGGCGGATCCCCGCCGCAGCCACCTCCCGCGCCCCGCTGCCCCGGGCCGCACGCACCGGCGCCGAGAGCCCTCTCCAAGCCCGGCTCTCCCAGCTGCGCGGCGCTGGGGCTCTGCCGAACCTCCTGGATGGGCGGGGATTCCCTCCCTCTGGTAGATTCGAGGGGCGGGAACTCCCTTCCTGGAGTGACAGGGACAGGGGGCGGGGATTCCCCTGCAGGAATGACCAGGTGGGCGGGGATTCCCCCGAGCCCCGCACTCCCGCCGGCAGAGAGTCCCTGCGGGTGAATTCGGAGCACCCCCCGGGCGCTGGCTTCGGAAATCTGGGTATCCTGGGGAGGAAACGATGGAACGAGATGGCAGCTCAGAATTTCCAGATGGCGGGGCTTGGGGCGCCATCTAGGTGGAAGAGCGGGAGCTAGGGCACTGGAAGTGGCCTTTGCACAGCACTTTTCACGGCACTGAGAAAAATGCCAAGCGCTGTATAAATCAAAAATGAGTCGGAGAGGCCAAAGGAGAcgggaggtggggggaaggacTAAGCCACCCCAAGCCACCCTTGGCCTCTGGTCTTTGGGATACCGAAGTTAATTTAACACTCGTAATAAGAATTTCAAGAATTTCAGAGGAACTTCTTGGCACCTCAGAGCTGCTTAATCCCCCAGTTAAACCACTCAAAGAAATACTCAAAGTCCCGTGGCCCCGGGGGTGGTGGTCATGTTGAGAAGGGCCAAGAGCCCCTGCTGAGTGAACTGTGACAGTTAATGCCCGCTGCCCTCAGCCTTGTTCCAGGTCACTCCAGGAACAGAAGCCTCTGGCTTTTCGGATTCCTCATTCTCGTGGATTTTCAGGAAggccttcaaatattttttggttctttttttgtcATCCTTGTCATTCTGCCTACCACAGGGAGAGGGTGATAAGAACATAATAGGAGGACTGCATAGCTCTGCAAATTAAGCTCCCTTAAGAGGAAAAAGCTGGTCTTTTTCAAGTGCTAGCAGATAAGagtaaaaacatatgaaaaattacAAAACCTGGGATAATGAATAGTTGAGTAATGCTTTTGACATTTTCTGCAGAGCAGTAATTGGAAATCTTTGCTTTGGGGGGATACAGATGGGTGGGGCAGGGAGTCGCTGCAGCTTTGCCGGGCAAGGCAATAAGCTCTGGTCTCTTGGAAGAGCAGACAGACATAAATCACCTGCAAGGATTCTGCAGAGCTGTCCTGCAGCCTCAGAGGCCACAGTGGCCCCAAGTCATTTTGAGATGGTGTATTTGGCagggggtagggtggggaagTACTTGAATTCAGCTGGTGTGCAGCATTTATAATTACCAGGTCAGTGAGATCAATGTCTGTACAATCCAAGCTTCATGGATTACAAGCAATGCAATCTTAGGCACCCAGAGTTTCTCTATCTGTACATAAAAAAACTACCCTTCATGCTGGGGTTTTGTAAGGATCAGCAGTAACATACTGATAGCTAGCGACTCAGCATAGCATTTGGGAGGTGCTCGATGAAATGGCAGCTATTACCTAGAAAGGTATCATtggaacaccaaaaaaaaaaaaaaaaaaaaatccatctagaATCAAATAGGACTGGTGGTTTCTGTCTGGTTTGCAGTCACCGTCCTGTATTCCACCACTCTCTTCCTATCACATGAGCCATGACGGGGCAAGCCACGTCTCCTCTGCCTCTGTACCCAGCGCCTATCTCCTTTAACACCACTGAAAGTTTGCTGAATAAGTCAATATGTACATGAACTTATCATTCAAACCATAAGCACTACTCTCCCTTACCCAACCCATTCCCAATCCCTGCATCCCAGCCATGCACTCCTCACCTGTAAATTGTTTCTTCTGCCAGAAGGACACTCCCCACCTACTATGTCTGCTGAACTCCTGAAGAGGTTAACATTTTCTCAAGGAAGGCTTCTTTTCTGCGAGCGGCTAATATCACCTTTGTCAGGTTGCATGAAGTTGTAGAGATCAGTGATCCTTCTCACACATTTCCAACTTGTGAGTTCCTGGAGGTAAGAGAATGTAGATTTATTGTTTGTGTTCCCCAAACCTAGCACTGCTTAGTGTCCAACTCAAcagccattcaacaaatatctgctGAATTAAAAGGAATCATTCAATATATAGACCTATATGATATATTGTATGCATGATGTGTAGGCATAAAtattatatgtgcatatgtaacATTTTATCATCTGTCTCATTCAGACATGGCTCCACTGACCAGCTGAAAATACATACTTTTCATTTAAATCACTTCTTGTCCGATATTTTCCAGATAGATTCTGGCAAGTTCTTGCTTGCTAATAATAGCTCACCTCTCAAGGGGTCAGTCAAACGGATGGAAATTTTGTTTTGCCCTTGCAGTCTTGCCAATTTGGAAAGCTCACAATTGAGGGCATTTATTTTCCAGTGTTTGAAGatcaaaatgtaaatttttctgCCCCCTTGTTAAATATTTAGTCACAGATTAGCACGTCTAACCAAGTTGCCATTTTAATTTATTGCTCATAACATATATGATGGGCAGGAGGAGGTTGGATCTAGAAAACCTAAGGTTTAGGGAcaaacaaagattaaaataaagaCCTAAGAGGGGAAATGTATGATCCTGGGCTACAGTCATGTCAGTGATAAGGTAAAAGAATGCAGCATTCTCTGGGTGAGTCTGAGTGGATGCCTATGGACTATCACGGCTTTGGTTTACCCCTGAGCTTTCCCCTCTATGAAGAAGAATCTACCCTCACCAGGCAGCTGGAATAAAATTGGATGTTTCATCACCAACTTATATGAAATCGTGAAGATTGTTTTCCATCTTTCCTCTTCAGTTGTTCTTCCAAGTATGTTTccagggggaaggaggaggagcctTAGTTAACAACTGGCTTAATTCCCTGTTTCCTCCCAGCCTCTGTGGGTTCATTTGATCTCCAGAACCGATTCTAGCTTCCTGTTTACCTTTCTTCTGCAAATTCCTGGCTACTAAATCTTTCATTTCTGAACCCACCTTGGAATGAGCCATCCCAAGGCCAAGGAAGGGCTTAAATTTAAAGAACCATGATAGTAAAACATTAATTCAGCAGATCTTAATCTGGAATGTGTTTAAGGCACcccaaaagatttgaaaatttgAATCTGGCCTCGtccccgccacccccccaccccccgctgtCCCCACCCCAGACCATGTATGCTGAGTCTGTGAAGGGGCTCTGGGTACTGAATTTTAACAAGTACACCAGTGACTGTGACTTAGGTGGCTTCCAGAAGACACTTGTAGAAACACTGATTtagagagactttaaaaatggaaggGAGGCCAAGTTAGATCACATTCTAGTATTTGGTCATAGtggtgatagattttattttaaacctaGAGGAAAAATTTGCAATATTTATTCTGTCTCAGGCCAAATCTTTGGTTAGTCAATACACAGAATGGGCCTACATTTGATGCatcctattttaaaatacttgtttGGGGGAAAGGTTTAAGTATCTGTCATCCCATGCCATGCATACTGAAAATCAGGTGTTTAACTGTATCCATGAACACAGCATTAGAACTTACACAATtgtgttttgttattttcagtGTTGTAATAATCATACCACATgggcagactttattattttctcctggaggagaaaacacgGAATATATTATCTCTCCTTCTATTTATTTAGGTGGTTAAATGATCCGTGATTTTATATCTTTGATTCAGCCTTCCATTTATACTAAGTAAGTGTTGGTTGCCAAGGtaatttttttacagtttttggcaggaaaaaaataatttatacactTGCAAGTATAGACCAGATATCCTTGTTACTGTCGCAATTTATACAGATGATTCAATAATTCTGTCCAGTGCTGAATCCTGTCACGTGTTTAGGGCACCAGGGAAACAAGGCTActaaaagaaacagaggaagggagagaggtaaGGCTTTGATGAAGGTTACCAGTATTTTGCAACCAGCATATCTAAGGAAAAGCTATTTTAGTTCCATATATACATAGGTTTTGttttataatgattttattttgattCACACAAGAGACAGGATATGAGGTTCTTCTTGGGTCTTAGGGTGTCTACCACCTTGGCACAGATGTAAAAGATACTTTCCCTCCAGAAGTTGGGAGCTTGTGTTCCTCTTTCCCTGTTCCCACCTTGTTGCAATTCAGTCAAGTCACTCTGTATCTAAATTTGTAGACTATTTAGGTAAGATATTTCCCGGCTTCTCATTTTGTACACAACACATTCTCATTCCAAACTCCTAACTCCCCTGCTGATTGCCTCCCTTGTTCTGTTCTGCTCTGCTTACTTATGAAAAGGCATCGTTCTAAGTCAATCAAATGCTATTTTTACTCCTTCCTCAGATACTTCTGCTTCCAGATATCTTCACTTAATAATCACCCaaaaaagcaattataaaaataaatatattgctaGTCTAtgtcttctgttttcttgttttctttttctaattttacgTCTTTATGTCTCACTGTCTCTTTTGCCAGTCTTAGCACCTGTCTTGACTGGAACAGCTAAAATGGACACGGAAATAAAAGGCAGGTGGCATGGcgatccaccccagtattcttgcctggcaaatccccatggactgaggagcctggtgggctccacttcatggggtcgcaaagagttggacacaactgagtgactgagcacacacacacaatgatacCCAGCCTAAGAAAGCAACAGAGAGGCAGCACCATGTTCTGTGACCAATCACGGTAACACAAAGAGGTTCGGAGCAACCTCCCACAAGCTTCTCTACAATGGAATAATAACACTTGCCTCTAAAGGTCTCATTAGGATCTTGAGTTCCCAGTAAGATCATGGATGCAAAAgtactttgaaaaaatttaaagatctTTTCAAATAGGAGAAGGTGAGAGCAACACTCTTTGAATGGCGATTTTGGTCTGCAGTTGAATGTCCATGAATAAGATGCTTTACGTTTCATCTCATGGTACAGCAAGGATCACCAAGGGTGGTTGATAAGGTTGTCAATAAATCATCATTAATGACTTACTTTCTTGATGTATGGATTAGTGGGCCAGacctaagaaatacattttgtgtgTCTTCTGTATTCAAGAGCAATGAACCAGTCAGTGAAGTTCCCCAAAAGTAGAGCCTTTGCAGATATGATATAGTGAACTTGAGAAAGCCAGATCCAATGAAAACACCCCATTTTCCAAACATGaccttgtgctaagtcacttgagtcgtgattcactctttgcaaccccatggaccatcgcccaccatgctcctctgtccatggaattccccaggcaagaatactggagagggatgCCATGGccctctctaggggattttcccgactcagggattgaacccgtgtttcttaagtctcttgcatcagcagagcgggggtcctttaccactagcgccatattggaaaatatgaagaacatcttcattttgtttggttttagcAAATGTTGAGTGACTCCTTCCTTCTAATGGCCCATCTGAGCAGGTTCCTCATAGGGCTGTTGCTTGAAAAGAGCCCCAGGGATCATAGTCTTGGTTGGCTTCTATTTAAGTCACGGTGCCTTCTCATTTCTGATTAATAGAACActgtttaaaataacattaaatgcCCATTTTCTCAATTTGTTAAAATTTCTCATGAATCCAGGGAGAAGTGAATCATCTTTTCCACTTCACTGTGTACTTACCAACAAAGCAAATAACCTAAATTTCAGTTGAATAATTTGCTTTTGTAACATAGACAATCAGACCATCTGGAAataaggagaggaaaagaaaaaagaaacccacGAATGAATGAAGGCCAAACACAAGATGACAAGATCTCAGAATTCTAGAGCCCAAAGGAGACTTGTAGGCATCAACTTGCCCACTTGACTCTCCTAGAAGTGCTTCCAATGGGGATGCACAGCATACTTTGGAAAGGCAGTGGAAAAAGATCCTGTGGGCTTGGTGGGGTGGCTGCTTTTCTGCCCATCATTTCAGAAATGCTAGTTCTATCTATTGCATAATATAGAACACATGTTTTTCACAATCAAGACACTGTGTCACAGGACTGTGGGCTCTGAGGATAGGAAAACTGACTTTAGGACTTGAGTATCCATGTTTCCTTGTCATTGAAGAGTGCAAACATATCTTTGTCTCAGGCCAGAGCAGAGGAAATATTCTCCAATGAAGA
The sequence above is a segment of the Cervus elaphus chromosome 25, mCerEla1.1, whole genome shotgun sequence genome. Coding sequences within it:
- the LOC122683652 gene encoding uncharacterized protein LOC122683652, coding for MQSSYYVLITLSLWIPRFPKPAPGGCSEFTRRDSLPAGVRGSGESPPTWSFLQGNPRPLSLSLQEGSSRPSNLPEGGNPRPSRRFGRAPAPRSWESRAWRGLSAPVRAARGSGAREVAAAGIRRAGDARDCASGGCGRAAARRLSARRWHRRWQRWRQRRGDPPGGAWVRTREEQPPPSRVQLLPVSLIHPTCQVPSACSGHCPVWGLICLVNGGVLAIPRTTKVDVDLHCVERQRMWRCERVQGRSPCRCWRDTSFPGPLHKPDSEMNQAGTGGTLPSFPH